The DNA window aaaagcatctccttctgcttcattgcctatgccaaagcctttgactgtgtggacaacaaactgtggaaaattctgaaagagatgggaatacaagaccacctgacctgcctcttgagaaatctgtatgcaaattaagaagcaacagttagaaccagacatagagaAACAGACTggttgggttcgatccctgggtcgggaagatcccctggagaaggaaatggcaacccactccagtattcttgcctggacaatcccatggatggaggagcttggtgcgctacagtccacggggttgcaaagagtcagacacgactgagcgacctcactttcacttttccaaactgcaaaaggagtatgtcaaggctgtatactgtcaccctgcttatttaacttatatccagagtacatcatgtgaaatgacaggctggtttgaagcacaagctggaatcaagattgctgggagaaatatcagtaaactcagatatgcttatgataccacccttatgtcagaaagcaaataggaactaaagaacctcttgatgaaagtgaaagaggagagtgaaaaagctggcttaaagctcaacattcagaactaaggtcatggcatccagtcgcaTCGCtccctggcaaatagatggggaaacaatcaaaacagtgagagtctttattttcttcggctccaaaatcactacagatggtgactacagccatgaaattaaaagacacttgttccttggaagaaaagttatgaccaacctagacagcatattaaaaagcagagacattactttgccaacaaaggtctgtgtagttaaagctatggtttttcccgtagtcgtgtatggatgtgagagttgtaccataaagaaatctgagagccaaagaattgatgcttttgaactgtggtgttggagaagacttttgagagtcccttgcactgaaagaagatcaaaccagtcaattctaaaggaaatcagtcctgaatatccattggaaggattgatgctgaaactccaatactgatgtgaagaactgacccattagGAAAgtccctatgctgggaaagatagaaatcAGGAGGAgtagaagatgacagaggatgagatggttggatggcatcaccgactcggtggacatgagcttgagtaagctccgggagtttggtgatggacgggaagcctggtgtgctgcagtccatggggtcgtgaagagtcagacatgactgagcaactgaactgaactgacagcctTCCCCTTTATGTCTCTCCAATGGACCCACCCCTCCAACCCGTCCCTTTCTGTCACTCCTCATGTCCCTACCCTGTGACACCCTCTCTTCCCCACCTAAGCTTTAACCCTGGCTTGGGGGGTGCTGTATCTGCAGCCCTGATGAAGACAGGCTGTGTGGACTACTCCTTTTTCCAGTTTTGCAAGAATACAGCTTTTATTTCATGCTTAACCACCAAGTAGGTTTGTTACAGTGCTTTTTATTTAATGCAGTTACAAGCGACCAATTAGTTTATGATTTCCAAGTTTGTGTCCTTAAAGCATAAGAGAAAAAGGATAGATAAGCTTGATGCTTAATTTGAATTTTCCTGGGAGTGATTCTTAATATTTGTAACTTGATTTTTTTCGAATTGGTGGCTATAAAAGCATAAAGGTCATAAAATTCCCTGGCTTCACCAACAGCTGGAAGCAGACCCTGTCTGCACAGACAGATCAAGAATGACCTTCACTGCACATCAGACACATCCATCATAACCTTCATTCTACAGACAGAACAGGAGGTGCAGGTGCTTGGGTACGGCCATCTCCAGGGCAGAGCTGTGACCTGCCCTGAGCCCCCTGCTCCCCTGCCCCAAACCCCAGAGACCCAGCAAAGTGTGGTTCTGTCGGGAGAATCCCACTGAATGCAGAAGTCTGATTCTCAGTTCTTTTTACAGTTATAATGTCAGCATTTGTCAGCTTATGAGACAGATTTTCCATTTAGAACTATTAGCTTAACTGCATAGGCAAACATCACAGCTCACCTGTTGGAAAGGGCTCTAAATGTGACCATGCTCTTTGGCAGGTGGGACAGACTGTCAGGCCACCCAACCACACCAGGTTTCATTTGCTCCAGTGATGAGAAGATTTTATGATGGGCAACGTTTTCAAAGGATGGTGGACAAAgctttgtgtttttaaatgtagTGGCAGCATGTGGAACCCACAGTGCTCCAGTCCTTTTTGgtagtcaatttttttttctaggtgAGGGGTCTCCACAGCTTGGACAGCTAGCACAGCACATGCTTTGTGACTGAGAAATGACTTTCCTAAGTTATAGTTACCAAgagtccctgggtccagaaagCTAACACTATGCCCAGTAATGCAGAAGTAAGGCTGGGGGCACTAAAAATGGTCCTTGGAAAGAGGTTTCAATTGTTCCCTCACAAAGCAAATCAAGCTTCCTAATTAGCTACAACACGGAAAGCTCAGCTCCTACAGCCCTGCAAGCCCTGCCTCTGTTCCCCTGGTCAAACTCCGTCTCTGCTGCAGAAACAGCTCCgctgctttcttttccttattcGTGTTCGAAGAACTCGTGGCAGGCAGTGGTAATCATGGCAACGAAAGCCATAAATTCCTGGAAGTCACATTCGCCGTCCCCATCACTGTCCAGTGTCTCCATGACTTTGTCCACAACCTCCTGCTCTTTGATTTCCTGAGAGAGATAAGACAGGTTGTCCAGCTTGCTTCTAAATGAACGTTAGGGCCACAAAGACATGATCAGAAGTTGGTTGGctttaataattttgtattaGAAGCAAcctaatggcttccctggtggctcagtggtaaagaatccacctgcaaatgcaggagacatgggttcgatccctgatctaggaggatcccacgtgcctcagagcaactaagcccctgcaccacaactactgagcctgtgctctagagccccggaACCACAGTGCCCAcgtgctgagcccacgtgcccaacagcttgtgctccacaacgggagaagccatggcaatgagaagcccctgcttgcggcaactagagagtagccccgtgAAGCaaagaagacacagcacagccaaaaaaaaaaaaatcccagggcaaaaagaaaaataataataataactaatttAGAAACAACCTAAGACATGAGATGCAAAATTCCAGAAAGGTTTTCTCCAGTGACCAGGAGGCTGTTGGTTGGCAGAGGTCTCTACGGGTCTGAGCCTTCTCTTCCACTTTCCTTTAGGTGCAGTGGGATCTTGCTACTAAAAGACTGACTGGAACAGCCAGGATCTGAAAAACTGCAGGCtgcttgtgttaaaaaaaaaaaaacaaaaaaacagaaagggagaGTACAGTCTAGATTAGCCTGAGCACATTATATGCAAATGCcttgaaagcaaaaatgaacttTTGGCTCCTATaagtttttcattgtttctgcaTGTGGAAGACCCTATAGTGAAGGCTTCCAGTGGATTTTCACGTTTTGAAAGTAGTTTCTGGCTGAAATAACTCTCGGGAACATGCCCTAAATTTATTAACTTCATGTGTCTTTTGGCACTTGAGTTGCTTTCGCGGTGTCTGGGACTCTTCTTGACATTATGCCCAACATGGAGTAAAGTGAGTGGtgagacagagggacagagacagTGCAGGAAAGATGCACACACGAGCTGAAGAGGAGCATAACACCGCCGACTCTTCCGAACACCCAGTCCTCAGGGCAGGAGCACTTGGCCTGAAGAAGTCGAGTATAACGCACAATGGCTGCCTTAGACATAAAACATGTAAAAGACTGAGGTTCCCATGAGGGGTTGGGTGGTACCTATAAACATCCGCTAAAAGATTAATTTCAATTACAGGAAAGATTTGCCTCCAAACAGCAACTACTTCCTAAAAACCAGGCCAACGATGTTCATGATACCTTGATATACTTACCatgatttacttttgttttataaacTGTGTTTCCCACATGCTAAGCTTTTTCTATGTTTTAAATCAATAATTAATGACAGTAGCTACATTTGTTGAGCTGCACTTGGTAAGCACTGTCTCATTGCAACAATTCTTTTCACAGAAGAATCCAGGACCTTCTGATTCTTAGGTGAGGTGGTGGGAAACAAGGTAAGTAAAAGTGTGAGCAGGCAGTTACCATGCTGAGAACTTGGGTGCCTGAGAAAACCAGCTTCAAAATCAGAGTAGGGGATCCCCCCTGAAGTCTGCAGGCCGCTTCCTACGATGGTGGCGCCATTTGCAGCCAAGGAGTGTTTGGGTGGGGAGAGCCCTGCAGACTCGGGGCACGGAGGCTGGGGCTCGTCCTGCACCAAGCCTGCGCAGGAGGACAGCTCCCACCACCATGTGGGCTGGGCTCTCATGTCTTCCTGGGAATTAGCTCCTGGTCAGACATGAGTGCACTGGTGCACTGTATGGCCATTTCCTCTGGGTGCAAGATCACTTCAGTAACCTTGGTTCTGGGCACCAAGGGAATATTAGGTACCAGGTGGACTGCAGTTCATTGCCTTGAATACACAATATGGATACAGCAGAGATGACCTTCGGGCCATCTGAGCCAAGGGCAGTGAAGGTTGTGAGTGGGGAAGTGAGTCCTCAGTGGAGCATCTGGACACAGATCCACCAGAAGGGGAGCTGCCAGGGCAGTGGGCCTCATCAGATGTCCTCATGTAGCTTCGCAAGCTCCTGCCAGGGCACCTCACCCCACAGGGTCCCCCTGCAAGGCCCCAGGGCCTCTCTTGTGACTATTTTGTGGCCTCTTTGTGATGAGCCAGGTCCTGGGGCCTGTATCTCTCCCAGCATCGACTATGCTGAGAGCTCAGTAATACCTGGcatcttctcactgtggtggatCTAACGATGTAGAGAAAGCAGAAACAGTCCTCTTCCCAAGAACAAAAGCTTATTTTTAACAGTCTTCTTGTGTGTTCAGTGTGTGATAAGTCATGGTGTAGTTTCCATCCCACTTTGTCATTGTTATCATTGTACGTGCTCACTCGCtacagtgtctgactcttttcgacccatggactatagcccaccagggtcctctgtccatgggattctccaggcaagaatactgaagtgggttgccacgccctcctccagggatcttcctgaccctgggacagaacctgcatctactcattgcaggcagattctttaccactaagccaatGGGGAAGCCACCCTACTGCTGTATGTCCTTAGGTTTTCCCAAGAACCTGTACTCTTGCGTTGGAGACAGCAGTTTTTCCTTGATGCTCATACTGTACACAAAATGAAAATTGTGGGGCCTACCTAAGCCAGCCTCTGTACTGAGGGCTCACTTGTGCAAACACATTTTCAGAAACAACAGAGGAGTCCTGATACCAACCTGGAGCCATGTTCAGGGCAGCTCAGAAGAGAAAATGGACAGATGGTCTTACAAGTGGACAGGACAGCAGGttaatgtagttttaaaaagcaagactCACCTctaaaaaatgagaaagttcATTGTTGATGAGCTCCTTGAGTTCTGACTTCTTCAGCTTGTGCTTGTCACCTTCCCTCCCGGAATATTGATGGAAGACGTCAATGAGGGCCACCACGGCCTTCTCTAACTCAGACATCTGGGGCCCACAAAAAAAGACGCTTTGTAGAACAGAGCAGTTGTTACCTACACCGACCTTACCATCGGGGGCAACTGGCTTTGGCTCACCTCCCCTTTTGAGCTTAGAGGGTGTGGCTTTTCATCACCCCTTGAACCCACTCCCCGCCAACCCTCCCTTCTCTGTCTTCCGTTCCCAAGCCCTCTGGCTTCTGATTGCATTTGGGGAAAACTTCAACCAAAATACAGAGGAAGAGCAGTGAGGGGGATTGAgtcctcccccatccctaggagaCTCCCCACCCTGTCCTGGCAGGACTGCAAGATGAGGTGACGGTACAGGGGAGCAAGGTTTTGAATTAATTACGGTGAACAGGAGCCAAATAAGGATACAGAAGTCAATAATATTCCTATGTTTTGTCAATAAGCAGTTAGAAAATGTAGCAGAAAAGTCCTGTTTTACAGCAGCACACACATATTTCTAAGCATAAGTTTAGCAACAAAAGTGTAGGTCCTTCCAAAAGCTACTGAGGTCATAAAATGTAGGAAATTTCTTTCAAATGGATATATAAATTTAActcatttttaacaaaaatgtttCTGACTTTTGTTGGCAGGCGGTGAAGAACATGACCAAATAATGGCTAGATAattcaactgaaaaaataaatatggtagAATTGCcacaatttttttgaaaaagaagatcAAGGAAAGGGACCTTGAATTTGAAGGTATTATACAATCATCTGATGAAGTTACTGTAGGGGAGCAAGACTTGCCACCCCAAAAATTCTCTCTGGGATGCAGATTATTTTCATctgaaaacaatcaaggcccCCAGGACTCAGGAAGAAATTCCCCGTAGCTGCCTGAATTAGAATTTAGATGGAGGGCCTATTACAGGAATGGAGCAACCACCAGAGAGAGAGGTCAGCAAGGAATGTGGGCCAGGGGCAAGGGAGGGCGGGGGGAATGCTAGGAGACCTGAGTCCACTCCGTGTCCCATCACCTCTGCTGGCACAGCAAACGCTGGTTCACCATCTCTGTGTGAACTGCTTCCTCCCCTCTGAAGCCCCAAACCACTGCTCTCAACATCTTCCACATTTTGGTGAGTgacagttttcctgggtctctcccatgtatatatgttttcaaaCTTCGACTTAAATTTCTCCTGTTTACCTGTCTCATgtttatttaattcttagaccagcaaGAAGAATttagaagggtagaggaaaatgtCTTCCTTCCCAATACCAGCTCTGATGCCAGAACAAATGCGGGCAGAGGCTGGACCACCTCCAGGCACTTTGTATTCTTGGCAGCGCTGCCTCCAATTACAGAATGGCGCCTTTGCTCTGCATTTATCAAGGTAGGAAGCTTTTGTCTCCCCCACAACATGTACCTTATACCACAcagtctgcaagccaaggaaacaGCTGTTCAACCCTGGGAAACAGCAGTATACAAAGGACTGCTTGTCAACTGTTTCACAAAACGGCCGGACGCTCAGCCAGAGAAATTTGCCAGCTTTTGGCCTTGAGTTCTAATCATTAAAGAATCTTTGCAGTGTcatagttaaaaataaagaattatgtcTCATTTTTGAAAAACCATTGCTGTATTGAATatcatttatagttttaaaaatacattggaaTATAAgatttaaattcttatttatttctgactTTCAAAGGAAAAGGATTGAAGATTTTTGCCTTGGCctgatctttgctgctgctgctaagtcgcttcagtcgtgtctgactctgtgcgaccccacagatggcagcccaccaggctcccccgtccctgggattctccaggcaagaacactggaatgggttgccatttccttctccaatgcaggaaagtgaaaagtgaaaatgaagtcgttcagtcgtgtctgactttccagaccctatggactgcagcctaccaggctcctccatccatgggagtttccaggcaagagtactggagtggggatgccattgccttctctgatctttgTTAAACTTACCTATTAATAATCAGTACACTTTGTTTTGCTCTGAAGTCCCTAAAAATACCACATGTAGACAGAACAATTCAGGTGTATTAAATCTTTAACATTTCATACTTTCTTATCCTTGGAACTCGAGTTctcaattattaattttttaaaaaagaaaacgaaaAACTTAAGAAACTTTTGCATAGTCCTTATGTTTCTCAAGCTTCATGATGACTGGGAAAGATGAGGCTAAAATATTTGTTGTGTGAAGTATGAGTAGtgggatttttttaaaggaaaggcaTAAAATATATATCCCATATGTGAAAACGCCATAAAATGcgattttcttcattaaaaacactacaaattaatttttacaaGTTTTTCCTGTTAAAGTCTTCCCAATTGATGGTTAAAATTGTTGTTTAAGAGAACTGGAAGTCAAATATCCAGTTCTCCTTTCGCTGCATTCCGTGAATATTCTACATTAATCTTTTATTTCGAAAACAGGAGAACTGCTGGGCGTTAGCTCCTCAGAAGGTCACATCACAGGAGATGTGGGAATCCCTCTAGGCAAGAGCCCTACCTCCCCAAGAAACCTGAGGATGGTTAAACCTACCACAGACTTCAATTTCTTTGGCTTGGTTGTAATTTAATTGCAAAGACTTCCTCACTCGCCCTGACCTGGGGGAGGGCGTCCGAAGACGCCGGCTCCGAGCTCAGGGCGTCGTCCCCTCTCCGCGGAGGACGCAAACCCTCTCTTCAAAGAATTAAGCAAGAGGCCGACTTGCAGCAACAGCCGAGCCGAAGACCCGACGTTTCCCCGACTGTAGTGATGAATCACCGGGAGAACGTGATTCATCTGTAGGATGAATCTCGCTGCCTGGAGTTGAGGTAGCCGTGTCCGCTAGGCAGGAGAGTCGTACTTTTGAAATGCTGccagaatcctagggacagaggagcctggcaggctatacggttcatggggttgcaacagtcggacacggcttagcgactaaaccaccaccctaAAGGGGTTTTTAAAGTACCGCCCAGTTCCCAAGCCCACCCTCCGGGTCCTGCCCCCCAAACACCAGAGCAGGTTCCCCTGAGTGTCCTCACGTCAGTGGTCCTTGGCTGTAGCTCCGGTCACCTCTGGTTTCGGCGTCCTGAATGCCGGGACTAGGGCAGAAACAGCCTATTATCCTTTCGCGGGGGGCGTGACCGGCACCCCGAGAGCCCGGCAGCCAATGGGAGCCGTGGGCGGGGCGCtggcgggccgggggcggggcctgcgtcTCCCTCTCCTGGTTCTGCGGCCCGCGGGGGCTGGACACACAGGGCCGCATTGACGGCGCCACCCGGGACTCGCTCGGGAGCCAGGCCTGCACTCGGGCCAAGGAAGAAAAAGGCCTGTAGGGCAGAAAGTggggagtcagctctttgtactGGTTTTAAATTTATACGTGAATATTGATGTTCCTCTAAAGGCAAGGATGGTAGTGGGTAGAGGAGTGGGACTAGTGATTGATTCTGACAAAGCAAATGTGCAGACAATAGCAGGATGAATGCGGGAATTCAGGGCCCGAATGCACCTACTCTCGCCCCACCCGCGAGTGGGACACCCGTGGACGTCAGTACCTCGAGTTTAGTCACTGAACTAAGGCGTCTGCCTTAGTCACTGAACTTCAGTGACTTTAGTCACTGAACTTCAGGGCGTCTGCAGGCCCTGAAACGTGGGCCGAATGGTTTAATACTACCGAGGGCACATGCTAGGCGACCCTGAAGGATTCCTCATCCCTCCGGGGTGAGCTGCAATAGGCTGTCAGAGCTGGACAGTGCCCCAGGCACGTCCTGTCCAAGTACTCTGATTTAAGGGCTGTGCTGGCAGGGGTCGGGGTGGATGGGGGGTGGGGCCCTCACCGAGGCCTCACAAGCAGCCaaggaaggctgagtaccaaCTCCACACTGCGGTCCTCTTAACAACCTCTCTTTAGACACATACACagactctctttccttttctcctttgcctttcatttctcttctttcctcaactatttgtaagtccttctcaaccattttgcctttttgcattcctttttcttggggatggttttggtcactgcatCCTATACAATGTTAGGAACTTTCagagttctttaggcactctgtctatcagatctaatcctttcaatctatttgtcatttccactgtgtaatcataagggaattgatttaggtcatgcctgaatggtctagtggtttttcctactttcttcaacttaagcctgaattttgcaacaaggagttcatgatctgagctacagtcagctccaggtgttgtctttgctgactgtatagagcttctccatcttcagctgcaaagaatataatcaacctgatttcggtattgaccatctggtgatgtccacgtgtagagttgtctcttgtgttgttggaagagggtgtttgctatgttcagtgtgttctcttggcaaaactctgttagacttttccctgcttcattttgtactcaaagcccaaacttgcctgtcactccaggtaggCCTGTtactgacttcctacttttgcgttcctcccctatgatgaaaaggacatctgtttctggtgttagttctagaaggtcttgtatgtcatcatagaaccattcagcttcttcagctttagtagttggggcatagacttggattactgtgacattgaatggcttgctttggaaatgaaccgagatcactgtcatttttgagattgcattcaagtactgcatttcggactttgttgactatgaaggctattacatttcttctaagggattcttgcccaacgtagtagatataaaggtcacctgaattaaattcacccattcctgtccattttagttcactgattcctaaaatattaatgttcactcttgccatctcctgtttgaccacttacagtttaccttgattcatggacctaacattccaggttcctatgcaacattgctctttatagcatcggactttatttccatcccatcacacccacaactgggcattgtttttgctttggctccatctcttcttttttttttgggagttatttctccacacttctccagtagcatattgggcacctaccgacctggggagtttatctttcagtgtcctatccttttgccttttcatacttctcatgggttctcaaggcaagaacactgaagtggtttgtcattccttcCTCTAGTGGACCAGGTTTTGAAGGGTTGGAGATCAGGCTAATTACCAATGGCCCATGATTTAATCCATTGATGCTGCCGTAATAGAACCTCCATAAACATCCCCAAGGGAAGGAGTTTGGAGAGCTTCTGGGCTGGAGAGCACGTAGAGATGGGGAGGGTGACTCCCAGAGAGCAGGAAGCTCCTCGCGCCCCTGCACTCGTCCTCTGTACCTCCTCCATCTGGCTCTTCCCCAGTTGCATCTTTTTACAACAGGCTGGTAACCTATCCCTGAGTTCcatgagctgctctagcaaatcaCTGAACCAGAGGAGGGTGCGTGGGACCCCCAGTTTATAGGTGTCCACAGCTGGGGTCTTACAGTGACTGCTGAAGCGGAGCAACCTTGTGAGTGGGTGGTGTCAGAAGGGAGTCAGATCACAGGACACCCAGCTGGCATAAACCATACATTTGGTGTCAGAGTGCTTTCTGTTGGTAGAAAATAAACAGCTCACAGCACATCACTAGGGGGTCTATGCACTCAAAACTTAACTCTTGATTTCTGGCATCAgtgcttttttcccctccattttgTCTCTTCTACCAAGTTTATTCTTTCCTTAtagcatctttaaattttttttaaattttgaaatcactttatttttcaggtaaccatttattttttattttatattggagcacgGTTAtataacaatgttgtgttgaaaTCACTTTAGACTAACAACAGTatagtaaaaaattaataaatccttttatttttcttgttatcaGTCTGGTTCTAATCAAGAGACAGAAACCACACAGTAATTCAAACAGGACAAGTTTAACACAAAGAATTATGCACCTATAATAGGATCGTAACTGTGTAGAGGAATCTAAAGAGCTTCAGGAGGAGGGGGCCGGTGTGAACACAGCATCTGGCATGTGCATGTCAGAGAAGCAGGTGAAATGGCCTCCATGCCAGGCCAGGCTGCTAGGCCAGCCAGGCCAGGCTGCCGGCCACATCCTGGAGCCGAGCACCAGCAGATGCTGTGAAGGATGGAGAAGCAGGAGGGGACAGACAAACATGCTCCCCCAGGAGCAGGAGAGAAGGCCCCCCTCCAAAGTGCAAGCCCAGGCTCACCACGGTGTGACCTGATTAGTGGCCACTGAAGGCAGCAGCACTAAGGGGCCAGAATCCACATCAGGCAGAGGCGCCCTGCCTGGCACTCTGCATCCATCAGCAGCATTCTACACACATCCGGACTCCCCTGCAGCAGCTAAAGAAGCTGAGAAGACACAGCTCCCTTTGTTACAGTGAACTAGTTCTTTCCCCAGCAAGAAGACGCACAGCCCTACAGTTATTGTGTCCGTTATGATTCCACAGAAAATTCAGTTACCTAAAGATTAAATTGAAATGCTAACTTCCAACAACTTGTTTATAAAACAGGgaagtagagaaaagaaaaatgattaggAGACAGACACAACATGTAACAAGCAAAAACATATGCATAGCTGCTCTAGCCTTCATCTCTGTGTAACCAGCCCTGAGGTCCTGGTAGACACCCCTGACCATCCATTCCGAATCTCCCCTGCCCTCAGCAAGAACCTGCTCCAGATTCCTTATTAGATAGAGTGAGCCAAACCTTCATCCCTGAGGGGCTGGAGTCCTCAGTACTCCtgctttatttaattataataattcaGATTTGGTTGCTCTGTGTTTTCATTAACCATTACTACTGGTTGTGGAAGTATTAAGAGGAGCCCCAGAATGCCCAGGTTCCAAAGTCCTCCCTGCTGCCCTCACATAGCAGTAACACaaacctcctccctctccccagtaATTGGGATCAATCATTCAAGCCAATAGatgatctgttttttctttttgcttgttgGTTCAAAGGCGTGAGGAGCCCAAAGTGGCCAGTGGCAATCCTGGCTTCCAGTTCAGTGGGACCATTGCTCTGCACCCTGGTGGAAACCTCCCCTCTGGACAGTAAGATTTCCAAATGATCTCAAAGC is part of the Bos indicus x Bos taurus breed Angus x Brahman F1 hybrid chromosome 1, Bos_hybrid_MaternalHap_v2.0, whole genome shotgun sequence genome and encodes:
- the S100B gene encoding protein S100-B; amino-acid sequence: MSELEKAVVALIDVFHQYSGREGDKHKLKKSELKELINNELSHFLEEIKEQEVVDKVMETLDSDGDGECDFQEFMAFVAMITTACHEFFEHE